From the unidentified bacterial endosymbiont genome, one window contains:
- the tnpB gene encoding IS66 family insertion sequence element accessory protein TnpB (TnpB, as the term is used for proteins encoded by IS66 family insertion elements, is considered an accessory protein, since TnpC, encoded by a neighboring gene, is a DDE family transposase.), with the protein MLKPERLFLVRQPVDMRCGIDVLTQYIQASLTTPWHDGAAFLFTNKNRTRIKLLRWDKHGVWLCSRRLHQGRFTWPRDGDSAWSLTPAQFDWLVAGIDWQRMAGHDLTKWT; encoded by the coding sequence ATGCTGAAGCCTGAACGCCTCTTCCTTGTCCGCCAGCCCGTCGATATGCGCTGCGGCATTGATGTCCTCACGCAGTATATTCAGGCCTCCCTCACCACGCCCTGGCATGACGGCGCCGCCTTCCTCTTCACCAACAAAAACCGCACCCGTATCAAACTGCTGCGGTGGGATAAACACGGCGTCTGGCTCTGTTCCCGCCGCCTGCACCAGGGGCGATTCACCTGGCCGCGTGACGGCGACAGCGCATGGTCGCTCACGCCGGCGCAGTTCGACTGGCTGGTCGCCGGCATTGACTGGCAGAGAATGGCCGGTCACGACCTGACGAAATGGACATAA
- the tnpA gene encoding IS66 family insertion sequence element accessory protein TnpA, with translation MPLSFWSADDKKHHIRAWRDSGLTSRQYALHHNINPGYFKNWPSMFPDINNQPDSAVIPVRVTPEPSAINAAVTLHLPGGCRIDCLPAQLPDVLRAVKHAEA, from the coding sequence ATGCCGTTATCTTTCTGGTCCGCCGACGACAAAAAGCATCATATCCGCGCCTGGCGCGACAGCGGGCTCACTTCCCGCCAGTACGCCCTGCACCACAACATCAATCCCGGCTACTTCAAAAACTGGCCCTCCATGTTCCCCGATATCAACAATCAACCGGACTCCGCTGTCATCCCCGTCCGGGTGACTCCGGAGCCTTCCGCCATTAACGCTGCCGTCACCCTCCATCTCCCCGGCGGCTGTCGTATCGACTGCCTGCCCGCGCAACTCCCTGACGTGCTCCGGGCGGTGAAACATGCTGAAGCCTGA
- a CDS encoding IS5 family transposase: MPHKHNASKRHHIPKSRFTITDWPEYEAGLKQRGSLTLWLTPEAIALWKAGARTTPGGQARYSDLAIQTCLMLRIAFRLPLRQAEGLMASVFSMMALSLTVPDHTTVSRRAAVLPPLPRMPAGGDLHILIDSTGLKVYGAGQWMEEKHGTRARRDWRKLHLAMDADNFSIVAHTLTDSQTDDPSQVEALLSQADGPLTQVTADGAYDGRPTYTVIAGHGEGITVAIPPRVTAVPEDTTGPSCQRDRHLAMIQEKGRLTWQKAVGDGKRALVETMMACWKTLIGPRLRARGFAAQQTGELRLNYNGYGCSLMMNSNSDERPSPWCHRRACAQRRGGSRE; encoded by the coding sequence ATGCCGCATAAGCACAATGCCAGCAAACGTCACCACATTCCAAAATCACGCTTTACCATCACTGACTGGCCGGAATACGAAGCCGGCCTGAAGCAGCGGGGCAGTCTGACGCTCTGGCTCACCCCGGAAGCCATTGCGTTGTGGAAAGCCGGTGCCCGCACCACGCCCGGCGGTCAGGCCCGTTACTCTGACCTCGCCATTCAGACCTGCCTGATGCTGCGCATCGCCTTCCGGCTCCCCCTGCGCCAGGCCGAAGGTCTGATGGCTTCTGTCTTCAGTATGATGGCGCTGTCCCTCACGGTGCCGGACCATACCACCGTCAGCCGGCGGGCGGCTGTACTGCCTCCTCTCCCGCGTATGCCTGCCGGAGGCGACCTGCACATCCTTATCGACAGCACCGGGCTGAAGGTTTACGGTGCCGGCCAGTGGATGGAGGAAAAACACGGTACCCGTGCCCGCCGCGACTGGCGAAAACTCCATCTGGCGATGGATGCGGACAACTTCAGTATCGTCGCCCATACCCTGACGGACTCACAGACTGATGACCCGTCGCAGGTGGAGGCGTTGCTCAGCCAGGCTGACGGCCCCCTCACGCAGGTCACTGCGGACGGGGCTTACGACGGTCGTCCCACGTACACTGTCATTGCCGGCCACGGTGAAGGTATCACTGTCGCCATTCCTCCCCGCGTCACGGCGGTACCGGAGGACACCACGGGGCCGTCATGCCAGCGGGACCGGCACCTGGCCATGATACAGGAAAAGGGGCGGCTGACCTGGCAGAAGGCGGTGGGGGACGGAAAGCGGGCTCTGGTGGAAACCATGATGGCGTGCTGGAAAACACTCATCGGTCCCCGCTTACGTGCCCGGGGTTTTGCGGCGCAGCAGACAGGAGAGCTCCGCCTGAATTATAACGGGTATGGGTGCAGTCTGATGATGAACAGCAATAGCGACGAACGCCCATCTCCGTGGTGCCACAGGCGAGCATGCGCTCAACGCAGAGGCGGGTCCAGGGAGTGA